A stretch of Geomonas oryzisoli DNA encodes these proteins:
- a CDS encoding PilZ domain-containing protein codes for MKDASKILQFARPDTVIEFSPGSEKEVGLDRLINKLNFINFQEDSILVNFRHTKYPRTVTLEAVPLPCLNNRLECRWVSVESVHAATNGCALESIFVVSGHRMMTAIPELISINDEGAIFLLPEKCIEVNYRKSRRHPCQGVAAELIQNGARFQGTLIDFSAVSFRVRIQGDGSRTFNWINSDVPLQVVLTNDSSTLYSAECRITSQTLGHRDRIYLLEPSQAHMQRFKAKEIRSCRHELLPLPNAVFRHPLSQKNVDLKVLDISGSGFSACEDVESSVLLPGMIIPELELRIGNGFSTKCAAQVVYRTDASKKEKAPIVKCGLCFLDMDIRDHVSLLSLLYLAKNRHSYVSTQVDLDDLWQFFFDTGFIYPEKYHFVQLNKANLKETYRRLYTENPGIARHFIYQEHGNILGHLAMLRFYQGTWLVHHHAANRSESNHAGMVVLDHLCNSINDTYNLRSSHMDYLICYYKPENRFPTRIFGGFLKAAEDRKSCSTDTFVYFHYQRTFSDDWNFAGPWALTRTTREDQLELEAFYEQHSGGLMLHALDMEPGITECEELAHDYREAGFSLQRDLYTLKRDGVVKAVFMINVSDVGLNLSDLTNCIKVFVLDQEHFPKDILFIALSIITHKYRQSEIPVMVYPESYAEAASLPFERKYILWAFNAQTQTSNFIRYLGELHTRGKDRKTQRTAAQGT; via the coding sequence ATGAAAGACGCCAGCAAGATTTTACAATTTGCCCGGCCAGACACAGTAATAGAATTTTCTCCCGGTTCTGAAAAGGAAGTCGGGCTCGATAGACTGATCAACAAGCTTAACTTCATCAACTTCCAGGAAGACTCCATCCTCGTCAACTTCAGGCACACCAAGTACCCCCGCACGGTGACGCTTGAAGCAGTTCCCCTCCCCTGTCTTAACAACAGACTCGAATGCCGCTGGGTCTCGGTCGAATCAGTCCACGCGGCGACCAACGGCTGCGCCCTCGAGAGCATCTTCGTCGTCAGCGGTCACCGCATGATGACCGCCATCCCCGAACTGATCAGCATCAACGACGAAGGGGCCATTTTCCTGCTCCCCGAGAAGTGCATCGAGGTGAACTACCGCAAGTCTCGGCGCCACCCGTGCCAGGGCGTCGCCGCCGAACTCATCCAGAACGGGGCGCGCTTCCAGGGGACGCTGATCGACTTCAGCGCCGTTTCCTTCAGGGTCCGGATCCAGGGCGACGGCAGCCGCACCTTCAATTGGATCAACAGCGACGTGCCGCTGCAGGTGGTATTGACCAACGACAGCTCCACCCTCTACTCGGCCGAGTGCCGGATCACCTCCCAGACACTCGGACACAGGGACAGGATCTACCTGCTGGAGCCGTCGCAGGCGCACATGCAGCGCTTCAAGGCCAAGGAGATCCGCAGTTGCCGGCACGAACTGCTGCCCCTGCCCAACGCCGTGTTCAGGCATCCCCTCAGCCAGAAGAACGTCGACCTCAAGGTGCTCGACATCTCCGGTTCCGGCTTCTCCGCCTGCGAGGACGTGGAGTCGAGCGTGCTCCTGCCGGGGATGATCATCCCCGAACTGGAGTTGCGTATCGGCAACGGCTTCTCCACCAAGTGCGCCGCCCAGGTCGTCTACCGCACCGACGCCTCCAAGAAGGAGAAGGCCCCCATCGTCAAGTGCGGGCTTTGCTTCCTGGACATGGACATCCGGGACCACGTCAGCCTCCTTTCGCTGCTGTACCTGGCCAAGAACCGGCATTCCTACGTGAGCACCCAGGTCGACCTGGACGATCTGTGGCAGTTCTTCTTCGATACCGGCTTCATCTACCCGGAGAAGTACCATTTCGTGCAGCTCAACAAGGCCAACCTCAAGGAGACCTACCGCAGGCTCTACACGGAGAACCCCGGCATAGCCCGCCACTTCATCTACCAGGAGCACGGCAACATCCTGGGGCACCTGGCGATGCTGCGTTTTTACCAGGGGACCTGGCTTGTGCACCACCATGCCGCCAACCGGTCGGAATCGAACCACGCGGGCATGGTCGTGCTCGACCATCTCTGCAACTCGATCAACGACACCTACAACCTGCGGTCGTCCCACATGGACTACCTGATCTGCTACTACAAGCCGGAGAACAGGTTTCCCACCCGCATCTTCGGCGGGTTCCTGAAGGCCGCCGAGGACAGGAAGAGCTGCTCCACCGACACCTTCGTCTACTTCCACTACCAGCGCACCTTCTCGGACGACTGGAACTTCGCCGGACCCTGGGCGCTTACCCGCACCACCCGGGAGGATCAGCTCGAGCTCGAGGCTTTCTACGAGCAGCATTCCGGCGGTCTCATGCTGCACGCCCTCGACATGGAACCAGGTATCACCGAGTGCGAAGAACTGGCGCACGACTACCGGGAGGCGGGGTTCTCGCTGCAACGAGACCTCTACACCCTGAAGCGCGACGGGGTGGTCAAGGCGGTGTTCATGATCAACGTCTCCGATGTCGGTCTGAACCTTTCCGACCTCACCAACTGCATCAAGGTGTTCGTCCTGGACCAGGAGCACTTCCCCAAGGACATCCTCTTCATCGCGCTTTCCATCATCACGCACAAGTACCGGCAAAGCGAGATTCCGGTGATGGTGTATCCCGAAAGCTACGCCGAGGCCGCCAGCCTCCCCTTCGAGAGGAAGTACATCCTGTGGGCCTTCAACGCCCAGACCCAGACCTCGAACTTCATCAGGTACCTGGGCGAGCTCCATACCCGCGGCAAGGACAGAAAGACGCAGCGGACCGCGGCCCAGGGGACCTGA
- a CDS encoding ATP-binding protein yields the protein MHERLLMPTSPDTPLYNSRIFDSYLKLLRKRYPDVDTHALLAYAGMKQHEVSDPGHWFSQRQVNRFHEKLVQVTGDPGIAREAGRYAASSDALGPLRSFFLGMVGPEYIFHLINKIAPRFTRSSRCSARKTGPREIELTVTYNEGVQENPRQCENRIGFFEAAFLLFDHDFPEIEHTECVFKGGEVCRYVIRWRRSAGYRLLMAQRICSAVLIVGLVTDWVRSGHTLMGPVLFLGLAGYFGFTLLARNAERKALLSSLTSMRATSERLLSQVQDNFDRALAINEIGRVISTRTELDDILSSVNQVLHKRLGYGRGIVVLLDPERNSLVLRGCFGLGAEDEERVRRVELPLAGTATPGVMVTCFHTQQPVLVSDIEEIRTLAVPENYALITALGVRSFICAPIVCEGESLGVLAVDDASREGGLLQSDLNLIQGIAPVIGISVRNAMRLANERRLSDQLRKASEQLERRVSERTSELSQAYAELEFLYDSVSHDLRTPLRVIYGYGELLLEGYGDRLDASAREYLANIISGGERMEETLDRMLDFSEVKSALPDLQPVDLSLLARRILADLRITDPDREVTLEIEDGVLVTGDERLLTGVMENLLGNAWKYSAHKGRTRIAFGRNDGVCYVRDNGDGFDMAQAGKLFMPFQRLHDGNHFAGHGLGLSMVRRMLERMGGKVWGEGRPGDGATFYFTLPPGDAP from the coding sequence ATGCACGAAAGGTTGCTGATGCCGACTTCCCCGGACACCCCTCTCTATAACAGCCGTATCTTCGACTCCTACCTGAAGCTTTTGCGGAAAAGGTACCCGGACGTGGATACGCACGCCCTGCTGGCCTATGCGGGTATGAAACAGCACGAGGTCTCCGACCCGGGGCATTGGTTCAGCCAGCGCCAGGTGAACCGCTTTCACGAAAAACTGGTGCAGGTGACCGGCGACCCGGGCATCGCACGCGAAGCCGGCCGTTACGCCGCTTCTTCCGACGCACTCGGCCCCTTGAGGTCGTTCTTTCTCGGCATGGTCGGGCCGGAGTACATCTTCCATCTCATCAACAAGATCGCCCCCAGGTTCACCCGCTCTTCCCGCTGCAGCGCGCGCAAGACCGGACCGCGCGAAATCGAGCTCACGGTGACCTACAACGAAGGCGTGCAGGAAAACCCACGCCAGTGCGAGAACAGGATCGGCTTCTTCGAGGCCGCCTTCCTGCTTTTCGACCACGACTTCCCGGAGATCGAGCACACTGAGTGCGTCTTCAAGGGGGGAGAGGTCTGCCGCTACGTGATCAGGTGGCGGCGATCGGCTGGGTACCGGCTCCTCATGGCGCAGCGTATCTGCTCGGCTGTGCTGATTGTCGGACTGGTTACCGACTGGGTCCGCAGCGGTCATACCCTGATGGGGCCGGTTTTGTTTCTCGGGTTGGCCGGGTATTTTGGGTTCACCCTTTTGGCCCGCAACGCAGAACGCAAGGCGCTGCTTTCCTCGCTGACCAGCATGCGCGCCACCAGCGAGCGGCTGCTGTCGCAGGTCCAGGATAATTTCGACCGCGCGCTGGCCATCAACGAGATCGGCCGGGTCATCTCGACCAGGACCGAATTGGATGACATTCTCTCCAGCGTGAACCAGGTGCTGCACAAGCGGCTGGGGTACGGCAGGGGGATCGTGGTCCTGCTGGACCCGGAACGGAATTCATTGGTGCTGCGGGGCTGTTTCGGCCTCGGTGCCGAGGACGAGGAGCGGGTGCGCCGCGTCGAGCTGCCGTTGGCGGGAACCGCCACCCCCGGGGTGATGGTCACCTGCTTCCACACCCAGCAGCCGGTGCTGGTGAGCGATATCGAGGAAATCAGGACCCTGGCGGTGCCGGAGAATTACGCGCTCATCACCGCGCTCGGGGTCCGGTCCTTCATCTGCGCGCCCATCGTCTGCGAAGGGGAAAGCCTGGGAGTTCTGGCCGTCGACGACGCCAGCCGGGAAGGGGGGCTGCTGCAAAGCGACCTGAACCTGATCCAGGGGATCGCTCCGGTGATCGGTATCAGCGTCCGCAACGCGATGCGGCTGGCCAACGAGAGGCGGTTGTCGGACCAGCTCAGGAAGGCTTCGGAACAGCTGGAACGGCGCGTGTCGGAGCGGACGTCGGAGCTGAGCCAGGCCTACGCGGAGCTCGAATTCCTCTACGACTCGGTCTCGCACGACCTGCGCACCCCGCTTCGGGTGATCTACGGTTACGGCGAGCTGCTGTTGGAAGGCTACGGGGACAGGCTGGACGCCTCCGCACGCGAATACCTCGCCAACATAATCAGCGGCGGAGAGAGGATGGAGGAGACCCTGGACCGGATGCTCGACTTCTCCGAGGTGAAGTCGGCGCTGCCGGATCTGCAGCCGGTCGACCTGAGCCTTTTGGCCCGGCGCATCCTGGCCGATTTGAGGATCACCGACCCCGACCGGGAGGTCACGCTTGAGATCGAGGACGGCGTGCTGGTTACCGGCGACGAGAGGCTTTTGACCGGCGTCATGGAAAACCTGCTGGGGAATGCCTGGAAATACAGCGCCCACAAAGGGCGCACCAGGATCGCCTTCGGACGAAACGACGGGGTCTGCTACGTGAGGGACAACGGGGACGGGTTCGACATGGCGCAAGCCGGAAAACTCTTCATGCCGTTCCAGAGGCTGCACGACGGCAACCATTTCGCCGGTCACGGACTGGGACTTTCCATGGTACGCCGCATGTTGGAGCGCATGGGAGGCAAGGTGTGGGGGGAGGGAAGGCCCGGCGACGGGGCGACCTTCTATTTCACGCTGCCGCCGGGGGACGCCCCTTAG
- a CDS encoding sensor domain-containing diguanylate cyclase, protein MLTELKGLPMLARYSLTLYRRRNGTVASARCFESCATVVEDKLCREVSKQFFEENMEVFFEEGTPSVCRYGGGFFGFLIPFTLSGADFCLVGDGVREETIDLWQLASLARSGDDAFSLLPYVESLCTASYEEVEEVAEQVRRRIELYRLPARHHERAVVAPPRATVGDEALQAVSQALEKLDRVTTVTACVAICCDTIVTAFQVARIAIALPDSDRKSFTATGVWGLPDELGTLSAESLQLFVAPDKVKKTVLWDGRMRAALPELRATVCTVFPLKAQGELLGFLALFDTDIQPNDALIISMLCGAMAGKLSTIDKDAARSKENALSERLMSLTDTLLQIDSKDLLYESILKIASELIDATQGSIMLIDKDGVGMQIVFTLGMTLNIARCLQLKVGKGIAGMVAKTGQPLLVNDVEKDSRVAMTNRLRFKSKSLICIPLKLKNKVIGVLNLSDKKNLRPFTHSDLMLLTSFANLASLMIERTEVLEESVRFEQLSVTDPLTGLYNRRFLKSRLEEELNRSARQGLNLTVIFIDLDFFKSYNDLCGHLAGDEALKLTADIIKESLREMDIVARYGGEEFCAVLPGTSKAEAMIVAERIRAEIENKRFPGESDIPLRRLTASLGIASFPEDGRTFNDLVHASDVALYEAKARGRNRIVAARTSSQPGEVLHEAPAPRAATQSNLAKTLDFNAYLEASLQSKG, encoded by the coding sequence TTGCTGACGGAGTTGAAGGGACTCCCCATGCTGGCGCGCTACAGCCTTACGCTTTATCGCAGGCGTAACGGTACCGTTGCGTCCGCGCGGTGTTTCGAGTCCTGCGCCACCGTCGTGGAAGACAAGCTTTGTCGGGAGGTTTCCAAGCAATTCTTCGAGGAGAACATGGAGGTTTTCTTCGAGGAAGGGACCCCCTCGGTCTGCCGCTACGGCGGCGGCTTCTTCGGCTTCCTCATCCCCTTCACCCTCTCCGGTGCCGACTTCTGCCTGGTGGGTGACGGCGTCCGCGAGGAAACGATCGACCTGTGGCAGTTGGCCTCCCTTGCCCGCAGCGGTGACGATGCGTTTTCACTGCTTCCTTACGTGGAATCGCTTTGCACCGCCAGTTACGAGGAGGTCGAAGAGGTCGCCGAGCAGGTCAGACGCCGGATCGAACTGTACCGACTCCCCGCCCGTCACCACGAGCGCGCCGTGGTGGCCCCCCCCAGGGCGACTGTCGGCGACGAGGCGTTGCAGGCCGTGTCCCAGGCACTGGAGAAACTCGACCGGGTCACCACCGTCACCGCCTGCGTCGCCATCTGCTGCGACACCATCGTCACCGCATTCCAGGTCGCGCGCATCGCGATCGCCCTCCCCGACTCGGACCGGAAATCGTTTACCGCTACCGGCGTATGGGGGCTCCCCGATGAATTGGGAACGCTGAGCGCCGAATCGCTGCAGCTGTTCGTGGCGCCGGACAAGGTGAAAAAGACGGTACTGTGGGACGGGAGGATGCGTGCCGCCCTCCCCGAACTGAGAGCCACCGTCTGCACCGTTTTCCCGCTCAAGGCTCAAGGGGAGCTTTTGGGCTTTCTCGCTCTTTTCGACACCGACATACAGCCCAATGACGCGCTTATTATCTCCATGCTCTGCGGCGCCATGGCGGGCAAACTCAGTACCATCGACAAGGACGCCGCCCGCAGCAAGGAGAACGCCCTCTCCGAACGCCTGATGTCGCTTACCGACACGCTTTTGCAGATAGACAGCAAGGACCTGCTCTACGAGTCCATCCTGAAGATCGCCTCGGAACTGATCGATGCGACCCAGGGCTCCATCATGCTGATCGACAAGGACGGCGTGGGGATGCAGATAGTGTTCACCCTTGGCATGACGCTCAACATCGCACGCTGCCTGCAGCTCAAGGTCGGCAAGGGGATCGCGGGCATGGTCGCCAAGACCGGGCAGCCGCTGCTGGTCAACGACGTCGAAAAGGACAGCAGGGTCGCCATGACCAACAGGCTGCGCTTCAAGTCCAAGTCGCTCATCTGTATCCCGCTCAAGCTCAAGAACAAGGTGATCGGGGTGCTGAACCTCTCCGACAAGAAGAACCTGCGTCCTTTCACCCACTCCGACCTGATGCTGCTCACCTCGTTCGCGAACCTCGCCTCGCTCATGATCGAACGCACCGAGGTCCTGGAGGAATCGGTCCGCTTCGAGCAACTCTCGGTCACCGACCCCCTTACCGGCCTGTACAACCGCCGCTTCCTCAAGAGCCGCCTCGAGGAGGAGCTGAACCGGAGCGCGCGCCAGGGACTGAACCTCACCGTGATCTTCATCGATCTCGATTTCTTCAAGAGCTACAACGACCTCTGCGGCCATCTGGCCGGAGACGAGGCGCTCAAACTCACCGCGGACATCATCAAGGAGTCGCTGCGCGAGATGGACATCGTGGCGCGCTACGGCGGTGAAGAATTCTGCGCCGTACTGCCGGGGACATCCAAGGCTGAGGCGATGATCGTGGCGGAGCGGATCCGCGCCGAGATCGAGAACAAGCGTTTCCCCGGCGAGAGCGACATCCCGCTGCGGCGCCTCACCGCGAGCCTCGGCATAGCCTCCTTCCCCGAGGACGGCAGAACCTTCAACGATCTGGTGCACGCCTCCGACGTCGCGCTCTACGAGGCGAAGGCCCGCGGCCGCAACCGCATCGTCGCGGCGCGCACCTCCTCGCAGCCCGGCGAGGTACTGCACGAGGCGCCGGCACCGCGCGCCGCGACTCAGAGCAATCTGGCTAAGACCCTGGATTTCAACGCCTATCTCGAGGCGTCCCTGCAGTCCAAAGGCTGA
- a CDS encoding methyltransferase domain-containing protein, with the protein MHSERRYLMEHAEESLRLDMKTDNAVTETQARWAGLAPGMSVIDIGCGPGKTTSMLGELVQPGGRAVGVDLSEQRLDFARRHYGSGTVSFERCDLYQPLTGFGQFDFAWCRFVLEYHLSNCFELVRNISAALKPGGILCLIDLDHNCLSHYGQSPRMERAVAAIIKSLEQNDNFDPYVGRKLYSFLYDLGYRDIDVKVAAHHQIFGELKEVDEFNWTKKVEVAAKRSGYGFDEYQGGYDEFLTEFHDFFASPRRFTYTPIISCRGRKP; encoded by the coding sequence ATGCACTCAGAAAGACGATACCTGATGGAACACGCCGAGGAGTCCCTTCGGCTCGACATGAAAACGGACAACGCGGTGACCGAGACGCAGGCGCGCTGGGCGGGGCTTGCGCCGGGCATGAGCGTCATCGACATCGGCTGCGGCCCTGGCAAAACAACCAGCATGCTCGGGGAACTGGTGCAGCCGGGCGGAAGGGCGGTCGGCGTCGACCTCTCCGAGCAACGCCTCGACTTCGCCCGCCGGCATTACGGTTCCGGCACGGTCAGCTTCGAGCGTTGCGACCTGTACCAGCCGCTCACCGGGTTTGGGCAGTTCGATTTCGCATGGTGCCGATTCGTCCTCGAGTACCACCTCTCCAACTGCTTCGAGCTGGTGCGCAACATCTCGGCTGCGCTGAAGCCCGGAGGGATACTCTGCCTGATCGACCTCGACCACAACTGCCTGAGCCACTACGGTCAGTCCCCGCGCATGGAGCGCGCCGTCGCCGCCATCATCAAGAGCCTGGAGCAAAACGACAACTTCGACCCCTACGTCGGTCGCAAGCTGTACTCCTTTCTCTACGACCTCGGCTACCGGGACATCGATGTGAAGGTCGCGGCGCACCACCAGATCTTCGGGGAACTGAAGGAGGTGGATGAATTCAACTGGACCAAGAAGGTCGAGGTGGCCGCCAAGAGATCGGGCTACGGTTTCGACGAGTACCAAGGGGGGTACGACGAGTTTCTGACCGAGTTCCATGACTTCTTCGCCAGTCCCCGCCGTTTCACCTACACCCCGATCATCTCCTGCCGCGGCCGCAAACCCTAG
- a CDS encoding HD domain-containing phosphohydrolase has protein sequence MPMNTPLYNSSIIDIYIKLIKSKYNFVNIGDLLAYAKMTPLEVADQGHWFSQEQVNLFYERLLKLTGNDNIAREAGRYAASPEAMGILRQYFLGLVGPARAYSLIGDTVNTNFVRSSVYTSKQLSANSYEITVTPRPGCHEEPFQCQNRIGFFEAIANLFQPRLPRIEHPQCVFHGDPVCRYIVTWEPASAGFWQFTRNYAAIAIFLIIAFCYRADQMKTIYLVAPWALVLLLVIKICSLRSEKVALLTSQKSLKDLTDNLFKRMEINYNNALVTNEIGQVISRQTEVQEILSNVIQILEKRLDYSRGLILLSNPDKSRLVFQAGFGYHDEQLAFLGKTTFHLDRPDSKGVFVVSFREQRPFLVADVKDIEGNLSGRSQNFAKQLLSQTFICCPIICEGESLGIIAVDNLKSKRPLVQSDVSLLMGIAPVIGISIRNAKLHEAKSNQFSSFLKVMAASIDARDPLTAGHSEKVTEYSEEICEELGLPRAEREMIRVAALLHDYGKIGVPDAILKKNGRLSDLEYEIVKTHCHKTRDILEQVNFEGIYREVPEIAGAHHEKIDGTGYPKGLRGKDIPLGAKIIAVADFYEAVTSQRHYRAPMRVDEAFRLLREGAGTHFDRHIVEALITCRLRATEDGKPAELQEA, from the coding sequence ATGCCGATGAACACACCGCTTTACAACAGCAGCATCATCGACATCTACATCAAGCTGATCAAGAGCAAGTACAACTTCGTCAACATCGGCGACCTGCTCGCCTACGCCAAGATGACCCCGCTGGAGGTGGCCGACCAGGGGCACTGGTTCAGCCAGGAGCAGGTCAACCTCTTCTACGAGAGGCTGCTCAAGCTGACCGGCAACGACAACATCGCCCGCGAGGCAGGCAGGTATGCCGCGTCTCCCGAGGCGATGGGCATCCTCCGGCAGTACTTCCTCGGCCTGGTGGGACCCGCCCGCGCCTACAGCCTCATCGGCGACACCGTCAACACCAACTTCGTCAGGTCCTCCGTCTACACCTCCAAACAGCTCAGCGCCAACAGCTACGAAATCACCGTGACCCCGAGACCGGGATGCCACGAGGAGCCTTTCCAGTGCCAGAACCGGATCGGTTTTTTCGAGGCCATCGCCAACCTCTTCCAACCGAGGCTCCCGCGCATCGAGCACCCCCAGTGCGTCTTCCACGGCGACCCGGTCTGTCGCTACATCGTCACCTGGGAGCCGGCCAGCGCCGGGTTCTGGCAGTTCACCCGCAACTACGCGGCCATCGCCATCTTCCTCATCATCGCCTTTTGCTACCGGGCGGACCAGATGAAGACCATCTACCTGGTGGCCCCCTGGGCGCTGGTGCTGCTGCTGGTCATCAAGATCTGCTCGCTGCGCAGCGAAAAAGTCGCTTTGCTCACCAGCCAGAAAAGCCTCAAGGATCTCACCGACAACCTGTTCAAGCGGATGGAGATCAACTACAACAACGCCCTGGTGACCAACGAGATCGGCCAGGTGATCAGCAGGCAGACCGAGGTCCAGGAGATCCTGTCCAACGTGATCCAGATCCTGGAAAAGCGCCTCGATTACAGCCGCGGGCTCATCCTGCTCAGCAACCCCGACAAGTCGCGGCTCGTCTTCCAGGCCGGGTTCGGCTACCACGACGAACAGCTCGCCTTCCTCGGCAAGACCACCTTCCATCTGGACCGACCGGATTCCAAGGGGGTCTTCGTGGTCTCCTTCCGGGAGCAGCGCCCCTTCCTGGTCGCCGACGTCAAGGACATCGAGGGAAACCTGTCCGGCAGGAGCCAGAACTTCGCCAAGCAGCTCCTCTCCCAGACCTTCATCTGCTGCCCGATCATCTGCGAGGGGGAATCCCTGGGGATCATCGCGGTCGACAACCTGAAATCGAAGCGGCCGCTGGTGCAAAGCGACGTCTCCCTGCTGATGGGGATCGCGCCCGTCATCGGCATCAGCATCCGCAACGCGAAGCTGCACGAGGCGAAGTCGAACCAGTTCAGCTCCTTTTTGAAGGTCATGGCGGCGTCGATCGACGCCCGGGACCCGCTTACCGCCGGCCACTCCGAGAAGGTCACCGAGTATTCCGAGGAGATCTGCGAGGAGCTGGGGCTTCCCCGCGCGGAACGGGAGATGATCAGGGTCGCCGCGCTTTTGCACGACTACGGCAAGATCGGGGTGCCCGACGCCATACTGAAGAAAAACGGCAGACTGTCCGACCTCGAGTACGAGATCGTCAAGACCCACTGCCACAAGACCCGCGACATCCTGGAGCAGGTCAATTTCGAGGGGATTTACCGGGAGGTGCCGGAGATTGCCGGTGCGCACCATGAAAAGATCGACGGCACCGGCTATCCGAAGGGACTGAGGGGGAAGGACATCCCGCTGGGGGCGAAGATCATCGCGGTGGCGGATTTCTACGAGGCGGTCACCTCGCAGCGCCACTACCGCGCCCCGATGCGGGTCGACGAGGCGTTCCGCCTGCTCCGTGAAGGAGCGGGAACTCACTTCGACCGGCACATCGTCGAGGCGCTGATCACCTGCCGGTTGCGGGCCACAGAAGACGGCAAGCCCGCAGAGCTTCAGGAGGCCTAG